TCGAAAATGTCCCGGCGTTTCATGCCAGCCTTGAAGTGGCGTTGCCGCTGGCCCGTGACGGCAAGCTGGTGACGTTCGGCATCCACCCCACCAGTGCCCACACCGGCTACGGCTATATCGAGCAGGGCGCGGCAGTGGGAGAGGGCGGTTACCGGGTCAAGCGCTTTGTCGAAAAACCGGATGCCGCCACGGCTGCGGCGTATGTGGCTGGCGGTGCGTATTACTGGAACAGCGGCATGTTCATGTTCCGCGCCAGCCGTTACCTGCAAGAGCTTGCGCGCTTTCAGCCGGCGATCCTCGAAGCCTGCCGCGTGGCGCTGGAGGGCGGCAGCCAGGACCTGCCGTTTACCCGGGTGCACGCCGCCACCTTTGCGGCCTGCCCGGACGATTCCATCGACTACGCCGTGATGGAGAAAACCGCCGATGCGGTGATGGTGCCGTTGCAGGCCGGCTGGAGCGATATCGGCTCGTGGTCGGCGCTGTGGGAGGCCAGTGCAAAAGACCCCAGCGGTAACGTGATACGCGGTGACGGGTTGGCGCTGGACACGCGCAACACCTACGTACACGCCGACAGCCGATTGGTGGCCACCGTGGGCGTGCAGGACCTGATCATCGTCGAGACCAAGGACGCGGTGCTGGTCGCCCACAAGGACCAGGTGCAGCAGGTCAAAACTATCGTCGACCAGCTCAAGCAGACCGGGCGCCCGGAACACCTCAACCATCGCGAGGTGTATCGGCCGTGGGGCATGTATGACTCGGTTGACAACGGCCAGCGCTACCAGGTCAAGCGCATCACCGTGAAACCGGGGGCCAAGTTGTCGGTGCAGATGCATCACCACCGCGCCGAGCATTGGATCGTGGTCAGCGGCACGGCGCGGGTCACCAATGGCGACCAGACCTACCTGGTCTCGGAAAACCAGTCGACCTATATCCCCATCGGCCAGGTGCACGCCCTGGAAAATCCCGGGGTGATCGCGCTGGAGTTGATCGAGGTGCAGTCGGGCTCTTATTTGGGCGAGGACGATATTGTGCGCTTTGAAGATAAGTACGGCAGGGCCTGAAGTTTTCCGACAATTAATAACATTTTAAATAACGGGCCGCGTCGCAATGTAGTGAGGGCCGGGCGCTTCACCGGAAAAACGTTATTTTCAATTATTCAGCAAAAAGTTCTCAGTCTGGTGCGCTGTTTAGTTGAATGGCACTATCGGCCTGACTACTCACTGACGATAAGGAGTCTGTTATGAGAAAGCCACTGGCTATTATGGTGCTCAGTCTCTTGAGTACGTGCGTGCTGGCTGCCGAGGACCCGTTGGGGCTCGACACCGCCGTGGTCGGGTCTGTGACAGTCGGGGAAACCCTGCTGGTCGGCAGCGCGATCATCGCCGGCGTGGCCGCTGCCTCCAATAGCGGCGGCAGTTCCAACGGCGGCACTACCACCGGCACTACCGGCACGACCGGCACCACAGGTACCGGCAACTAAGTTGTAAACCTTCCGCTTTTCAGGCCGCTTGGAATCCCCACCCAAGTGGTCTTTTTTTCTTGTCGATTATCGCGAGTGTCCTAGCACTATGATGCGTATTTTTTCTGTCGCGGCCGTGGCCGCTGCATTGTTGCAAGGTTGCATGTTTGCGCCGGGTCAATATATGGATACAGCGACCCTGACCGACGAGGGTGGGCCTGAAAGTAGTCGCGTGGATTTAATACCGATTACGCCAAAGTTATTGGCGATGGAGGCAGCCACGCAAGTACCTTATTCAATTGCACCGGAACTATTGAGTTATAAACCGGGCCCGTACTTGATTGGCGCAAATGATGCGCTGTATATCACCGTATGGGATCACCCGGAACTCACCGCGCCTTCGGGCCCGCAGCAACAGATCGACGCCAACGGGCGGCTGGTGAGCCCCGAGGGCAACCTGTTTTATCCCTATGTGGGCGAGGTCGTGGCCAAGGGCCGCTCGATTGAAGCGTTGCGCAGCGAAATCACCGACAAGCTGCGCCAATACATCGACAGCCCTCAGGTGGACATCAGCGTGTTGCGGTTTGCCAGCCAGAAAGTGGTGATCAGCGGCGCGGTGATCAAGGCCGGCCCCGTGCCGATCACCACCATTGCGATGAATGTCTCGGAAGCGCTGGGTGCCGCCGGCATCGACCCGCTGAATGCCGATTTATCGAACCTCACGCTCACCCGTGGCGGCAAGCGCTACACCCTCGACCTCGACACGCTGAACCTGGCGTCGTCGCGCTTGAATGACGTTTACCTCAAGGACGGCGACCAGCTGTACCTGGCCTACAACGACCGCAAGCGCATCTATGTGATGGGCGAGGTCATGCAGCCCCGTGCCCTGAGTTTCAAGACCCGTAGCATGAACCTCTCCGACGTGCTGGGCTCGGTGGGCGGGGTCAACCAGAACACCTCCAACGCCGACGCCATCTACGTGATTCGCGGTGCACAGAACATCGATGTGGAACCGGCCAAGGTGTTCCAGCTGCAAGCCCAATCGCCCTCGGCCATGGCCCTGGCGACGCGCTTTGACGTGCAGCCCCAGGACGTGGTGTTTGTCGGCCCGGCGAATATCACGCGCTGGAACCGCTTTATCAGCCAATTGGTGCCGTCCGCTTCGATCATCGGCATTGGCGCATCGACCCAGAACAACCTGAGCGAAGCCAGCAGCCGATAAGGTGGAACCGCTGTGAACAGTCTGAAAATCGCTACTTATGCGGGGTTGGCGTGGCTGTTGAGTGGCTGCAATCCGCTGATGACGGCCTCCCTCGATACGTTCAAGGCGGCCGTTGGCGGGCCGGCGCCGCTGGCATTGACCCAGGCCCAGGTGGATGCGGTGCCGTTTCCCCAGATCAAGGTCACCACGGTGTCCAGCGAAGGGGTGATGGCGCTGATTCGTCGGCGTGAAGACCTGCAGTTCTGGGTCGCTTCCGGCAAACAAGTACTGTTGCTGCGCGACGGCCTGGTGGTGCGCACCGTGGGCCTGGGCGCCGACCTCGATGGCACGCGCTGGCAGGGCCAGTCGCCGTTTCAGCTGGGGCTGCACCGGGTGCCGGAGGGCTATCGCAGCACCCGGCAGATCGACCTGGTAGGCGGCTATCGGCTGGGTATCGGCGTGACCAGTCGCATGAGCCGCAAAGGCATGGAGACGCTGCAGATTCTCGGCAAACCCTACGCCTTGCTGCGGGTCGACGAAGACGTCGCGGTCGACGCCCTGGGCTTTACGGCGCGCAACCGCTACTGGGTTGACCCCGCCAACGGTTTTATCGTGCAGAGCGAGCAGCACCTCACGCCCAGCCTGACCTTGACCATCACCCAACTGCAGCCCACTCGCAAGGATGCCCCATGAATGTTCGAAAACTCGCGGCGCTGGCGCTGCTGTGCAGCTGCGCCCCAGTGTGCGTGGCCGCCAGCCTGACCGTCAGTGGCCAGGTGGCGCATGCGGGTCCGGTGCCGTTACAGGCCGGGGCCCGCTTGCTGGATGCGATCAGCGCAGCACAACCGGATGCCCAGGGCTATTGGCTGGCGGCAGCCTGGCTGCACACGCCGTTGCTGGAGCGCCAGACGCGGCTCAAGGCCGGCGTGTTGTTTGACCTGGACACCCTGCGCCAGGCCGCCCTGGCCGCCGGGCGCGAGCGCCGGGCGCAGGCGGCGGCGCAGCTCTATCAACAGGTGCAGGCATTGCCGGTGACCGGTCGGCAGATGGTCGTGTTGGACCCGGTGGCGGTGGAGGTCGGCTTTGCGCCCAACCTCCCGGTCAGCGACGGCGACCGCCTGATCTACCCGCCGCGCCCCGACAGCGTACGCGTGCTGGGCGCCGTCGCGGCAGCCTGCACCTTGGCGTTCCAACCGATGCACAAGGCCCGCGACTACCTGCGCGCCTGCCCGCCGATGGCGCAGGCGGATGCCGACTACCTGTGGCTGATCCAGCCCGACGGGCGTGTCACGCGCCTGGGCATCGCCGCGTGGAACCGCGAAGAGGGCGCGCCACCCGCGCCCGGCAGCACGCTGCTGGTGCCGATTCGCAGCGACGACCTGAACCCGCCCACCCCTGAACTGAATCAACAACTGGCCGAGTTTCTTGCCACCCAACCCCTGGCTGAGGTCACGCCTTGAAATTATGTATTGCGGCCGTGCTACTGGTGCCTTGCGGCGTCGTGCATGGCGATCCCCGTTACACCCAGAGTGATTTTGGCGGCGTAGGGCTGCTGCAGACCCCCACCGCACGTATGGCGCCAACCGGCGAACTCAGCGTGAATGCCAACCGCACCGAGCCCTACAGCCGCTACAGTTTTTCGGCGCAGCCGCTGGACTGGCTGGAAGGCACCTTTCGCTACACCGCAATCACCAACCGGCCATACGGCGCCGAGTCGTTCAGCGGTGGCCAGAGCTACAAGGACAAGGCCGTCGACGCCAAAGTGCGCCTGTATCAGGAAAGCCACTGGCTGCCCGAGGTGGCGCTGGGGTTTATGGACTTGGGCGGTACGGGGCTGTTTTCCAGCGAGTACCTGGTGGCCAACAAACGCTACGGTGATCTGGATTTCAGTGCCGGCATCGCCTGGGGCTACCTCGGCAGTCGCGGTGATTTCGCCAACCCGTTGGGCGCGCTGGATGATCGCTTCAAGGAGCGCCCCACCGCCGAAGGCTCCGGCAGTTTCTCCAACGGCTACTTTCGTGGGCGACCTGCGTTGTTCGGCGGTGTCGCCTACCAGACACCCTGGGCGCCGCTGAGCCTCAAGCTCGAAGTGGAAGGCAACGACTACAAGAACGAGCCCCGCGATAACAGCTTTCGCCAGGACTCGCCGGTCAACCTGGGGCTGGTCTACAAAGTCGCCGACTCCATCGACGTGAGCGCAGCCTGGGAGCGGGGCAACACCGCGATGTTCGGGATTACCCTGCACACCAACTTCGTCAGCCGCAAGGCGCCGGTCAAAACCTATGACCCACCCGCGCCCAAGCTGCCGGTGGTGGTGCCGACCACGCCGATGGACCAAGTGGACTGGGCTGCCGTGTCCCAGCGCCTGCATGACAATGCCGGCTATAACGTGCAGCGCATCGCCCAGCGCGGGCCGGAGCTGTTGGTGTATGGCGAACAGCAGCGCTATTTTTACAGCGCCAAGGCCGTGGGCCGCGCCAGC
The genomic region above belongs to Pseudomonas poae and contains:
- a CDS encoding mannose-1-phosphate guanylyltransferase/mannose-6-phosphate isomerase produces the protein MLLPVIMAGGSGSRLWPLSRQLNPKQFLRLTDANLSMLQQTITRLEGANVALPQLICNEQHRFLVAEQLRQLGMEQASILLEPVGRNTAPAIALAACKAVAEAQDPILLVLAADHLIENVPAFHASLEVALPLARDGKLVTFGIHPTSAHTGYGYIEQGAAVGEGGYRVKRFVEKPDAATAAAYVAGGAYYWNSGMFMFRASRYLQELARFQPAILEACRVALEGGSQDLPFTRVHAATFAACPDDSIDYAVMEKTADAVMVPLQAGWSDIGSWSALWEASAKDPSGNVIRGDGLALDTRNTYVHADSRLVATVGVQDLIIVETKDAVLVAHKDQVQQVKTIVDQLKQTGRPEHLNHREVYRPWGMYDSVDNGQRYQVKRITVKPGAKLSVQMHHHRAEHWIVVSGTARVTNGDQTYLVSENQSTYIPIGQVHALENPGVIALELIEVQSGSYLGEDDIVRFEDKYGRA
- a CDS encoding polysaccharide biosynthesis/export family protein; its protein translation is MMRIFSVAAVAAALLQGCMFAPGQYMDTATLTDEGGPESSRVDLIPITPKLLAMEAATQVPYSIAPELLSYKPGPYLIGANDALYITVWDHPELTAPSGPQQQIDANGRLVSPEGNLFYPYVGEVVAKGRSIEALRSEITDKLRQYIDSPQVDISVLRFASQKVVISGAVIKAGPVPITTIAMNVSEALGAAGIDPLNADLSNLTLTRGGKRYTLDLDTLNLASSRLNDVYLKDGDQLYLAYNDRKRIYVMGEVMQPRALSFKTRSMNLSDVLGSVGGVNQNTSNADAIYVIRGAQNIDVEPAKVFQLQAQSPSAMALATRFDVQPQDVVFVGPANITRWNRFISQLVPSASIIGIGASTQNNLSEASSR
- a CDS encoding YjbF family lipoprotein, which translates into the protein MTASLDTFKAAVGGPAPLALTQAQVDAVPFPQIKVTTVSSEGVMALIRRREDLQFWVASGKQVLLLRDGLVVRTVGLGADLDGTRWQGQSPFQLGLHRVPEGYRSTRQIDLVGGYRLGIGVTSRMSRKGMETLQILGKPYALLRVDEDVAVDALGFTARNRYWVDPANGFIVQSEQHLTPSLTLTITQLQPTRKDAP
- a CDS encoding capsule biosynthesis GfcC family protein codes for the protein MNVRKLAALALLCSCAPVCVAASLTVSGQVAHAGPVPLQAGARLLDAISAAQPDAQGYWLAAAWLHTPLLERQTRLKAGVLFDLDTLRQAALAAGRERRAQAAAQLYQQVQALPVTGRQMVVLDPVAVEVGFAPNLPVSDGDRLIYPPRPDSVRVLGAVAAACTLAFQPMHKARDYLRACPPMAQADADYLWLIQPDGRVTRLGIAAWNREEGAPPAPGSTLLVPIRSDDLNPPTPELNQQLAEFLATQPLAEVTP